A genomic window from Solanum dulcamara chromosome 11, daSolDulc1.2, whole genome shotgun sequence includes:
- the LOC129873934 gene encoding G-type lectin S-receptor-like serine/threonine-protein kinase At4g27290 isoform X3: MKTIYVHFFLCSIFCVLILCRAADTIPTDEPLTDGKTIVSSGGNFELGFFSPTPTSSKRYVGIWFNKVSVQTVVWVANRDTPLNDKNGMLNFTRQGNLALVNGSGRVVWSSNTTRFVQNPIAQLLDSGNLVVRDEATDVWQSFDYPGDTALPGVKIGIDFKTGFRRFLWSWKSRNDPSNGAFSFIFDPRGFPQPFLMNGSIPRFRGGAWNGQSFANSPSLLPSPAYKYIFASDQDKVYFTYELTDTSVIARVVMQLNGFLELSTWNNQTQNWDNFGSAPADNCDIYAQCHAYGLCNSGNSPICRCLDKFEPKDPTEWARGNWSGGCVRKTTILNCQKEVKFFKYSGIKLPDTRFSWYGRGVTLNACQELCLRNCSCVAYAKLDTTGTNEDCLLWFDELMDIREFGSSGQDIYIKLDSSETEIGTGNSSKEKLKRLRIILPLAALSLLSVLCLILYIRQKKKKKKKNREEEESQNQQRFSKGSSEMFYINKSKKDDLDLPLFDFVTILDATNNFSLSNKLGEGGFGPVYKGALKDGQEIAVKRLSRYSAQGTDEFKNEVIFIAKLQHRNLVKLLGCCIQAEEKMLVYEYMPNNSLDWFLFDRRSLLDWPKCFHIINGIARGLLYLHQDSRLRIIHRDLKPSNVLLDTDMNPKISDFGMARSFGGNETGAMTTRVVGTYGYMSPEYAEEGKFSVKSDVFSFGVLILEILSGMRNRGFFHPDHHHNLLGHVWIHFKEGRVMEVINTHLRELCNLSEVQRSVHVGLLCVQQCPEDRPSMSSVVLMLSSDVPLASPKEPGFFTSRSRFGEVNSSSSKLGEHSGNELSITLLDAR, from the exons ATGAAAACCATATATGTTCATTTCTTCTTGTGTTCCATATTTTGTGTTTTGATTCTTTGTAGAGCTGCAGATACAATACCTACAGATGAACCTTTAACAGATGGAAAAACCATTGTTTCGTCAGGTGGAAATTTTGAGTTGGGATTTTTCTCCCCAACTCCGACATCCAGTAAACGATACGTCGGAATATGGTTCAACAAAGTTTCTGTACAGACAGTGGTATGGGTTGCTAATAGAGACACTCCACTCAATGATAAAAATGGTATGCTCAATTTTACAAGACAAGGAAATCTTGCACTTGTAAACGGTTCTGGACGTGTCGTTTGGTCATCCAATACCACAAGATTCGTGCAAAATCCAATAGCACAGCTTCTTGATTCAGGCAATCTTGTTGTTAGAGATGAGGCAACTGATGTGTGGCAGAGTTTTGACTATCCTGGTGACACAGCTTTGCCTGGAGTTAAGATTGGGATCGATTTTAAGACTGGTTTTCGTCGTTTCCTCTGGTCATGGAAGAGCAGAAATGACCCTTCTAATGGTGCTTTTAGTTTCATATTTGATCCACGTGGATTCCCACAACCATTTCTCATGAATGGTTCCATCCCACGCTTTAGGGGTGGAGCATGGAATGGTCAAAGCTTTGCTAATTCACCATCTCTCCTACCAAGTCCTGCTTATAAATACATATTTGCATCCGATCAAGACAAAGTATACTTCACCTATGAACTCACAGACACTTCCGTCATTGCAAGGGTAGTGATGCAACTTAATGGGTTTCTAGAACTTTCAACATGGAAcaatcaaactcaaaattgGGATAACTTTGGTAGCGCACCAGCAGACAACTGTGACATTTATGCCCAGTGTCATGCATATGGTCTGTGCAACAGTGGCAACTCTCCAATCTGCAGATGTTTGGATAAATTTGAACCCAAAGATCCAACAGAATGGGCAAGGGGAAATTGGTCAGGTGGCTGTGTTAGAAAGACAACAATATTGAATTGCCAAAAGGAAGTTAAATTCTTCAAGTATTCAGGCATCAAGTTGCCAGACACTCGATTTTCCTGGTACGGTCGAGGAGTGACTCTTAATGCATGCCAGGAATTGTGCTTGAGAAATTGTTCATGTGTGGCCTATGCAAAACTAGACACAACAGGGACAAATGAAGACTGCTTGCTTTGGTTTGATGAACTGATGGACATCAGAGAGTTTGGTTCTAGTGGCCAAGATATCTATATAAAGTTGGACTCTTCTGAAACAGAGATAGGTACAG GAAACTCCAGTAAAGAGAAATTAAAGAGATTGAGAATCATCTTGCCATTGGCAGCATTAAGTCTTCTCTCAGTGCTGTGTTTGATCTTGTACATAAggcaaaagaagaagaagaagaagaagaatagggAAGAGGAGGAGAGTCAGAATCAACAACGTTTTAGCAAAG GAAGCTCTGAAATGTTCTACATTAATAAGAGCAAAAAGGATGATCTTGATTTACCATTGTTTGATTTTGTCACTATCTTGGACGCTACCAATAACTTTTCTTTGAGCAACAAGCTTGGAGAGGGTGGTTTCGGACCTGTTTACAAG GGTGCGCTGAAAGATGGACAGGAAATTGCAGTAAAGAGACTTTCAAGATACTCAGCACAGGGAACTGATGAGTTCAAGAATGAGGTTATCTTCATTGCTAAACTCCAGCATCGGAATCTTGTGAAGCTTCTTGGTTGCTGTATCCAAGCAGAAGAAAAGATGTTGGTTTATGAGTACATGCCTAATAATAGCTTGGATTGGTTCCTTTTTG ATAGGAGGTCACTGCTTGATTGGCCAAAGTGCTTCCATATTATTAATGGAATTGCTCGAGGACTTCTTTATCTTCATCAAGACTCAAGATTGCGAATAATCCACAGAGATCTTAAACCTAGCAATGTTTTGCTAGACACTGATATGAACCCGAAGATATCTGACTTTGGCATGGCAAGAAGTTTCGGAGGAAATGAGACTGGAGCCATGACAACAAGAGTGGTTGGAACATA CGGCTACATGTCTCCGGAGTATGCAGAAGAAGGAAAATTCTCAGTAAAATCAGATGTTTTTAGCTTTGGAGTTCTAATTCTGGAAATTTTAAGCGGGATGAGAAATAGAGGGTTCTTTCATCCAGACCATCACCATAATCTTCTAGGACAT GTGTGGATCCACTTCAAAGAAGGCAGGGTTATGGAAGTAATAAATACACATCTAAGGGAGTTATGCAACTTATCAGAAGTGCAAAGATCAGTCCATGTAGGTCTATTGTGTGTGCAGCAGTGTCCAGAAGATAGGCCTAGCATGTCATCGGTTGTGCTGATGTTGTCTAGCGACGTTCCATTGGCCTCACCTAAAGAACCAGGTTTTTTTACTAGCAGAAGCCGATTCGGTGAAGTTAATAGTTCATCTAGCAAGCTTGGCGAACATTCTGGAAATGAGTTAAGCATCACACTGTTGGATGCTAGATAG
- the LOC129873934 gene encoding G-type lectin S-receptor-like serine/threonine-protein kinase At4g27290 isoform X2 → MKTIYVHFFLCSIFCVLILCRAADTIPTDEPLTDGKTIVSSGGNFELGFFSPTPTSSKRYVGIWFNKVSVQTVVWVANRDTPLNDKNGMLNFTRQGNLALVNGSGRVVWSSNTTRFVQNPIAQLLDSGNLVVRDEATDVWQSFDYPGDTALPGVKIGIDFKTGFRRFLWSWKSRNDPSNGAFSFIFDPRGFPQPFLMNGSIPRFRGGAWNGQSFANSPSLLPSPAYKYIFASDQDKVYFTYELTDTSVIARVVMQLNGFLELSTWNNQTQNWDNFGSAPADNCDIYAQCHAYGLCNSGNSPICRCLDKFEPKDPTEWARGNWSGGCVRKTTILNCQKEVKFFKYSGIKLPDTRFSWYGRGVTLNACQELCLRNCSCVAYAKLDTTGTNEDCLLWFDELMDIREFGSSGQDIYIKLDSSETEIGNSSKEKLKRLRIILPLAALSLLSVLCLILYIRQKKKKKKKNREEEESQNQQRFSKVLILTGSSEMFYINKSKKDDLDLPLFDFVTILDATNNFSLSNKLGEGGFGPVYKGALKDGQEIAVKRLSRYSAQGTDEFKNEVIFIAKLQHRNLVKLLGCCIQAEEKMLVYEYMPNNSLDWFLFDRRSLLDWPKCFHIINGIARGLLYLHQDSRLRIIHRDLKPSNVLLDTDMNPKISDFGMARSFGGNETGAMTTRVVGTYGYMSPEYAEEGKFSVKSDVFSFGVLILEILSGMRNRGFFHPDHHHNLLGHVWIHFKEGRVMEVINTHLRELCNLSEVQRSVHVGLLCVQQCPEDRPSMSSVVLMLSSDVPLASPKEPGFFTSRSRFGEVNSSSSKLGEHSGNELSITLLDAR, encoded by the exons ATGAAAACCATATATGTTCATTTCTTCTTGTGTTCCATATTTTGTGTTTTGATTCTTTGTAGAGCTGCAGATACAATACCTACAGATGAACCTTTAACAGATGGAAAAACCATTGTTTCGTCAGGTGGAAATTTTGAGTTGGGATTTTTCTCCCCAACTCCGACATCCAGTAAACGATACGTCGGAATATGGTTCAACAAAGTTTCTGTACAGACAGTGGTATGGGTTGCTAATAGAGACACTCCACTCAATGATAAAAATGGTATGCTCAATTTTACAAGACAAGGAAATCTTGCACTTGTAAACGGTTCTGGACGTGTCGTTTGGTCATCCAATACCACAAGATTCGTGCAAAATCCAATAGCACAGCTTCTTGATTCAGGCAATCTTGTTGTTAGAGATGAGGCAACTGATGTGTGGCAGAGTTTTGACTATCCTGGTGACACAGCTTTGCCTGGAGTTAAGATTGGGATCGATTTTAAGACTGGTTTTCGTCGTTTCCTCTGGTCATGGAAGAGCAGAAATGACCCTTCTAATGGTGCTTTTAGTTTCATATTTGATCCACGTGGATTCCCACAACCATTTCTCATGAATGGTTCCATCCCACGCTTTAGGGGTGGAGCATGGAATGGTCAAAGCTTTGCTAATTCACCATCTCTCCTACCAAGTCCTGCTTATAAATACATATTTGCATCCGATCAAGACAAAGTATACTTCACCTATGAACTCACAGACACTTCCGTCATTGCAAGGGTAGTGATGCAACTTAATGGGTTTCTAGAACTTTCAACATGGAAcaatcaaactcaaaattgGGATAACTTTGGTAGCGCACCAGCAGACAACTGTGACATTTATGCCCAGTGTCATGCATATGGTCTGTGCAACAGTGGCAACTCTCCAATCTGCAGATGTTTGGATAAATTTGAACCCAAAGATCCAACAGAATGGGCAAGGGGAAATTGGTCAGGTGGCTGTGTTAGAAAGACAACAATATTGAATTGCCAAAAGGAAGTTAAATTCTTCAAGTATTCAGGCATCAAGTTGCCAGACACTCGATTTTCCTGGTACGGTCGAGGAGTGACTCTTAATGCATGCCAGGAATTGTGCTTGAGAAATTGTTCATGTGTGGCCTATGCAAAACTAGACACAACAGGGACAAATGAAGACTGCTTGCTTTGGTTTGATGAACTGATGGACATCAGAGAGTTTGGTTCTAGTGGCCAAGATATCTATATAAAGTTGGACTCTTCTGAAACAGAGATAG GAAACTCCAGTAAAGAGAAATTAAAGAGATTGAGAATCATCTTGCCATTGGCAGCATTAAGTCTTCTCTCAGTGCTGTGTTTGATCTTGTACATAAggcaaaagaagaagaagaagaagaagaatagggAAGAGGAGGAGAGTCAGAATCAACAACGTTTTAGCAAAG TCCTTATTTTGACAGGAAGCTCTGAAATGTTCTACATTAATAAGAGCAAAAAGGATGATCTTGATTTACCATTGTTTGATTTTGTCACTATCTTGGACGCTACCAATAACTTTTCTTTGAGCAACAAGCTTGGAGAGGGTGGTTTCGGACCTGTTTACAAG GGTGCGCTGAAAGATGGACAGGAAATTGCAGTAAAGAGACTTTCAAGATACTCAGCACAGGGAACTGATGAGTTCAAGAATGAGGTTATCTTCATTGCTAAACTCCAGCATCGGAATCTTGTGAAGCTTCTTGGTTGCTGTATCCAAGCAGAAGAAAAGATGTTGGTTTATGAGTACATGCCTAATAATAGCTTGGATTGGTTCCTTTTTG ATAGGAGGTCACTGCTTGATTGGCCAAAGTGCTTCCATATTATTAATGGAATTGCTCGAGGACTTCTTTATCTTCATCAAGACTCAAGATTGCGAATAATCCACAGAGATCTTAAACCTAGCAATGTTTTGCTAGACACTGATATGAACCCGAAGATATCTGACTTTGGCATGGCAAGAAGTTTCGGAGGAAATGAGACTGGAGCCATGACAACAAGAGTGGTTGGAACATA CGGCTACATGTCTCCGGAGTATGCAGAAGAAGGAAAATTCTCAGTAAAATCAGATGTTTTTAGCTTTGGAGTTCTAATTCTGGAAATTTTAAGCGGGATGAGAAATAGAGGGTTCTTTCATCCAGACCATCACCATAATCTTCTAGGACAT GTGTGGATCCACTTCAAAGAAGGCAGGGTTATGGAAGTAATAAATACACATCTAAGGGAGTTATGCAACTTATCAGAAGTGCAAAGATCAGTCCATGTAGGTCTATTGTGTGTGCAGCAGTGTCCAGAAGATAGGCCTAGCATGTCATCGGTTGTGCTGATGTTGTCTAGCGACGTTCCATTGGCCTCACCTAAAGAACCAGGTTTTTTTACTAGCAGAAGCCGATTCGGTGAAGTTAATAGTTCATCTAGCAAGCTTGGCGAACATTCTGGAAATGAGTTAAGCATCACACTGTTGGATGCTAGATAG
- the LOC129872024 gene encoding uncharacterized protein LOC129872024 — MGDGVLRYQERLCIPNVNGLGEKSMAEAHNSRYSIYPGATKIYHDLREMALYKALYERRCRSLIGWFEVGKPKLIGPKLVHQAMEKRVGNIAYKLELPPELAAIHPVFHMSMLKKYLGDPSIVVPIENIGVKDILSYEEIPVHTLDCQVHKLRTKDVASVKVL; from the exons ATGGGggatggagtgttgaggtatcaagagAGATTGTGTATTCCAAATGTTAATGGCCTTGGAGAGAAATCCATggcagaagcccataattccaggTACTCCATCTATCCAGGTGCTACAAAgatataccatgacttgagagag ATGGCTCTCTATAAAGCTCTGTatgagaggagatgtagatcactgattggttggttcgaggttGGTAAGCCTAAGTTGATTGgaccaaaattggtccatcaagctatggagaaa AGGGTTGGTAACATAGCCTAtaaattggagttgcccccagaGTTAGCAGCTATTCATCCCGTATTTCATAtgtctatgcttaagaagtatttgggagatccttcaatTGTTGTTCCGATTGAGAATATTGGGGTGAAAGAtattttgagttatgaagagatccCAGTTCATACTCTTGATTGTCAGGTTCATAAATTAAGAACCAAAGATGTAGCATCTGTCAAAGTTCTATAg
- the LOC129873934 gene encoding G-type lectin S-receptor-like serine/threonine-protein kinase At4g27290 isoform X1: protein MKTIYVHFFLCSIFCVLILCRAADTIPTDEPLTDGKTIVSSGGNFELGFFSPTPTSSKRYVGIWFNKVSVQTVVWVANRDTPLNDKNGMLNFTRQGNLALVNGSGRVVWSSNTTRFVQNPIAQLLDSGNLVVRDEATDVWQSFDYPGDTALPGVKIGIDFKTGFRRFLWSWKSRNDPSNGAFSFIFDPRGFPQPFLMNGSIPRFRGGAWNGQSFANSPSLLPSPAYKYIFASDQDKVYFTYELTDTSVIARVVMQLNGFLELSTWNNQTQNWDNFGSAPADNCDIYAQCHAYGLCNSGNSPICRCLDKFEPKDPTEWARGNWSGGCVRKTTILNCQKEVKFFKYSGIKLPDTRFSWYGRGVTLNACQELCLRNCSCVAYAKLDTTGTNEDCLLWFDELMDIREFGSSGQDIYIKLDSSETEIGTGNSSKEKLKRLRIILPLAALSLLSVLCLILYIRQKKKKKKKNREEEESQNQQRFSKVLILTGSSEMFYINKSKKDDLDLPLFDFVTILDATNNFSLSNKLGEGGFGPVYKGALKDGQEIAVKRLSRYSAQGTDEFKNEVIFIAKLQHRNLVKLLGCCIQAEEKMLVYEYMPNNSLDWFLFDRRSLLDWPKCFHIINGIARGLLYLHQDSRLRIIHRDLKPSNVLLDTDMNPKISDFGMARSFGGNETGAMTTRVVGTYGYMSPEYAEEGKFSVKSDVFSFGVLILEILSGMRNRGFFHPDHHHNLLGHVWIHFKEGRVMEVINTHLRELCNLSEVQRSVHVGLLCVQQCPEDRPSMSSVVLMLSSDVPLASPKEPGFFTSRSRFGEVNSSSSKLGEHSGNELSITLLDAR from the exons ATGAAAACCATATATGTTCATTTCTTCTTGTGTTCCATATTTTGTGTTTTGATTCTTTGTAGAGCTGCAGATACAATACCTACAGATGAACCTTTAACAGATGGAAAAACCATTGTTTCGTCAGGTGGAAATTTTGAGTTGGGATTTTTCTCCCCAACTCCGACATCCAGTAAACGATACGTCGGAATATGGTTCAACAAAGTTTCTGTACAGACAGTGGTATGGGTTGCTAATAGAGACACTCCACTCAATGATAAAAATGGTATGCTCAATTTTACAAGACAAGGAAATCTTGCACTTGTAAACGGTTCTGGACGTGTCGTTTGGTCATCCAATACCACAAGATTCGTGCAAAATCCAATAGCACAGCTTCTTGATTCAGGCAATCTTGTTGTTAGAGATGAGGCAACTGATGTGTGGCAGAGTTTTGACTATCCTGGTGACACAGCTTTGCCTGGAGTTAAGATTGGGATCGATTTTAAGACTGGTTTTCGTCGTTTCCTCTGGTCATGGAAGAGCAGAAATGACCCTTCTAATGGTGCTTTTAGTTTCATATTTGATCCACGTGGATTCCCACAACCATTTCTCATGAATGGTTCCATCCCACGCTTTAGGGGTGGAGCATGGAATGGTCAAAGCTTTGCTAATTCACCATCTCTCCTACCAAGTCCTGCTTATAAATACATATTTGCATCCGATCAAGACAAAGTATACTTCACCTATGAACTCACAGACACTTCCGTCATTGCAAGGGTAGTGATGCAACTTAATGGGTTTCTAGAACTTTCAACATGGAAcaatcaaactcaaaattgGGATAACTTTGGTAGCGCACCAGCAGACAACTGTGACATTTATGCCCAGTGTCATGCATATGGTCTGTGCAACAGTGGCAACTCTCCAATCTGCAGATGTTTGGATAAATTTGAACCCAAAGATCCAACAGAATGGGCAAGGGGAAATTGGTCAGGTGGCTGTGTTAGAAAGACAACAATATTGAATTGCCAAAAGGAAGTTAAATTCTTCAAGTATTCAGGCATCAAGTTGCCAGACACTCGATTTTCCTGGTACGGTCGAGGAGTGACTCTTAATGCATGCCAGGAATTGTGCTTGAGAAATTGTTCATGTGTGGCCTATGCAAAACTAGACACAACAGGGACAAATGAAGACTGCTTGCTTTGGTTTGATGAACTGATGGACATCAGAGAGTTTGGTTCTAGTGGCCAAGATATCTATATAAAGTTGGACTCTTCTGAAACAGAGATAGGTACAG GAAACTCCAGTAAAGAGAAATTAAAGAGATTGAGAATCATCTTGCCATTGGCAGCATTAAGTCTTCTCTCAGTGCTGTGTTTGATCTTGTACATAAggcaaaagaagaagaagaagaagaagaatagggAAGAGGAGGAGAGTCAGAATCAACAACGTTTTAGCAAAG TCCTTATTTTGACAGGAAGCTCTGAAATGTTCTACATTAATAAGAGCAAAAAGGATGATCTTGATTTACCATTGTTTGATTTTGTCACTATCTTGGACGCTACCAATAACTTTTCTTTGAGCAACAAGCTTGGAGAGGGTGGTTTCGGACCTGTTTACAAG GGTGCGCTGAAAGATGGACAGGAAATTGCAGTAAAGAGACTTTCAAGATACTCAGCACAGGGAACTGATGAGTTCAAGAATGAGGTTATCTTCATTGCTAAACTCCAGCATCGGAATCTTGTGAAGCTTCTTGGTTGCTGTATCCAAGCAGAAGAAAAGATGTTGGTTTATGAGTACATGCCTAATAATAGCTTGGATTGGTTCCTTTTTG ATAGGAGGTCACTGCTTGATTGGCCAAAGTGCTTCCATATTATTAATGGAATTGCTCGAGGACTTCTTTATCTTCATCAAGACTCAAGATTGCGAATAATCCACAGAGATCTTAAACCTAGCAATGTTTTGCTAGACACTGATATGAACCCGAAGATATCTGACTTTGGCATGGCAAGAAGTTTCGGAGGAAATGAGACTGGAGCCATGACAACAAGAGTGGTTGGAACATA CGGCTACATGTCTCCGGAGTATGCAGAAGAAGGAAAATTCTCAGTAAAATCAGATGTTTTTAGCTTTGGAGTTCTAATTCTGGAAATTTTAAGCGGGATGAGAAATAGAGGGTTCTTTCATCCAGACCATCACCATAATCTTCTAGGACAT GTGTGGATCCACTTCAAAGAAGGCAGGGTTATGGAAGTAATAAATACACATCTAAGGGAGTTATGCAACTTATCAGAAGTGCAAAGATCAGTCCATGTAGGTCTATTGTGTGTGCAGCAGTGTCCAGAAGATAGGCCTAGCATGTCATCGGTTGTGCTGATGTTGTCTAGCGACGTTCCATTGGCCTCACCTAAAGAACCAGGTTTTTTTACTAGCAGAAGCCGATTCGGTGAAGTTAATAGTTCATCTAGCAAGCTTGGCGAACATTCTGGAAATGAGTTAAGCATCACACTGTTGGATGCTAGATAG